The proteins below come from a single Psychrobacter sp. FDAARGOS_221 genomic window:
- the truD gene encoding tRNA pseudouridine(13) synthase TruD yields MTNPEPTNQNAQPIDSNRSPDITQAQISKLTDTGDLPQPYPAPIASASFKQTPSDFQVDEVLDIDLSGEGEHLWLLIKKTGMNTLFVAQQLAKWAKIPSRDVGYSGLKDRQAVTTQWFSLRIPKGELPEFGFAEFIHQNRATAHNTNDNSSLEALEVLEQVWHSKKLHKGAHKANRFLIRLQDLVFADQQAVDSILETIKTQGVPNYFGEQRFGHDGNNIATALEWFEQGTIHGRKPHPKKSRDLQSLLLSSARSAIFNQVVAQRVTDGSWNTALAGDVFNLDGSGSVFTVEQIDQEIHDRLASGDIHPTGPLWGINNDKVSAEAQALEQRIVSDDPILQRLAQGLENKQIKTMRRALRLPVSELNWSWDEIDNTLVLDFTLSTGSFATSVLANLVAQLDS; encoded by the coding sequence ATGACTAACCCTGAACCAACAAACCAAAACGCACAGCCTATTGATAGCAATCGGTCTCCTGATATTACTCAAGCTCAAATTAGCAAGCTGACTGATACTGGCGATTTACCTCAACCTTATCCGGCACCGATTGCCAGTGCCTCGTTTAAGCAAACACCCAGTGACTTTCAGGTCGATGAGGTATTAGACATCGATTTAAGTGGTGAGGGTGAGCATCTGTGGTTGCTGATTAAAAAGACCGGAATGAATACCTTGTTTGTGGCACAGCAATTGGCTAAATGGGCGAAAATACCCAGCCGTGATGTCGGCTACTCTGGACTCAAAGACCGTCAGGCAGTGACCACGCAATGGTTTAGCTTACGTATTCCCAAAGGTGAGTTACCAGAGTTTGGTTTTGCCGAATTTATTCATCAAAACCGTGCTACTGCTCACAATACTAATGATAATAGTTCGTTAGAAGCGCTGGAAGTATTAGAGCAAGTTTGGCACAGCAAAAAGCTGCATAAAGGGGCGCATAAAGCCAACCGCTTTTTGATTCGCTTACAGGACTTGGTATTTGCAGACCAGCAAGCGGTTGATAGTATTTTAGAGACAATAAAAACTCAAGGCGTGCCCAATTATTTTGGTGAGCAGCGTTTTGGACATGATGGCAACAATATTGCCACTGCTTTGGAATGGTTTGAGCAAGGCACCATTCATGGCCGCAAGCCGCATCCGAAAAAAAGCCGTGATTTGCAATCTTTACTGCTGTCCTCTGCTCGCAGCGCTATTTTTAACCAAGTCGTGGCGCAGCGGGTAACCGATGGCAGCTGGAATACAGCGCTTGCAGGTGATGTGTTTAATTTGGATGGCTCAGGTTCGGTGTTTACGGTTGAGCAGATTGATCAGGAAATACACGACAGGCTCGCCAGCGGTGACATTCATCCAACCGGGCCATTATGGGGTATTAATAATGATAAAGTCAGTGCAGAGGCTCAAGCGTTAGAGCAACGAATTGTCAGTGACGACCCTATTTTACAGCGTCTGGCACAGGGTTTAGAAAACAAACAAATCAAAACCATGCGCCGAGCTCTACGCCTACCGGTTAGCGAATTGAACTGGTCATGGGATGAGATTGACAACACCCTTGTGTTAGATTTCACCTTATCAACTGGCAGCTTTGCGACCAGCGTGTTGGCAAATTTAGTGGCGCAATTGGACAGTTAA
- a CDS encoding GNAT family N-acetyltransferase: protein MSRSDLFLRQATAEDAEAIVELLNLTFRSDVGWTNESSLVGGIRTTVAEIKSILADPNNYFFVYPELKAENEETGKILASISVTFKRESNSAYIGLFAVDPSLQGQGIGHRVLEAAETFATRHLGTDSDKVRLTMSILSQRPDLQAYYERRGYQLSGNSQPFPVDSNNGEPKVADLRLLEMVKLAE from the coding sequence ATGTCTCGTTCAGATTTGTTTTTACGTCAAGCCACTGCCGAGGATGCTGAAGCCATCGTTGAGCTGTTAAATTTAACCTTTCGTAGTGATGTCGGCTGGACCAATGAGTCGAGCTTGGTCGGCGGTATTCGCACCACAGTGGCGGAAATCAAATCCATTTTGGCAGATCCAAATAATTACTTCTTTGTCTATCCAGAGCTTAAAGCAGAAAATGAAGAAACCGGTAAGATATTAGCGAGTATTTCTGTCACTTTTAAACGTGAGTCTAACAGTGCCTATATCGGCTTATTTGCGGTAGACCCAAGCCTGCAAGGTCAAGGTATTGGTCATCGGGTTTTAGAAGCCGCAGAGACTTTCGCGACCCGTCATTTAGGTACTGACAGCGATAAGGTACGCCTAACCATGAGTATCTTGTCACAGCGCCCTGATTTGCAAGCCTATTATGAGCGCCGAGGCTATCAGCTGAGTGGCAACAGCCAACCTTTCCCAGTCGATAGCAATAATGGCGAGCCTAAGGTGGCAGATTTACGCTTATTAGAGATGGTGAAGCTGGCCGAATAA
- a CDS encoding DnaJ domain-containing protein, translated as MNKSCWDILGIAPTADDKAIKKAYALKLKQNKPDKNPAGFRAVREAYEQALDERLFWATDQNDFDYDDEADGADNDINYGKSRSDLAHPVSSATSNQEVTDDDVDNVIDDAVLNNLDHENEAIDSTVIDKLTLVIEDNHYYFQPTEQLESTQHSNQNINVLRQAQQQLIEWHQQWANCVDRVNEEGKDSYADTDSQLTHCLTEQFEQLKDFPLDALEDYEKALIIFFDDHIKAYPTAYALAKSHFNWQQYFDVWQQPDYPWYLLQQIEEGYSASTHFINKLQFQKYMAKAYPVVYQYWDFGLPYGKAPDRWQFFKRLWFPISAPELNAQLNGLQTELLSEAAGDAIDNKQLNYPQLLILKQRLTPFGMIHWTDFVLISIGVGAVIANLALIFPYHSALYDYIGVVTVLSLTYLYWQLYVGYLIHPEHNIVSQRIRFGWAAISLLLWGLSAGYPVVADYMSATVFNYYYGAHLAGCSALLALTSFMRPAHLKHILWVSAFCLILFTTILPWTLELTDSLDYLVPKPGDISPLVWLAPMLPVLLMTLGSYVYPLRWLIKIGKHILTIFSLGSALLAFILLITGSDVFTSNYLLLTLLVLLFAMVLLFMLMFVTTNHFNEPDMF; from the coding sequence ATGAACAAAAGCTGCTGGGATATCCTAGGCATTGCGCCGACAGCGGATGACAAAGCAATTAAAAAGGCCTATGCGCTGAAATTAAAGCAGAACAAACCGGATAAAAATCCAGCCGGCTTTCGTGCAGTGCGCGAGGCTTATGAGCAAGCATTGGATGAGCGTTTGTTTTGGGCAACAGACCAGAACGACTTTGATTATGACGATGAAGCTGATGGCGCTGACAATGATATTAACTATGGCAAATCTAGGTCTGACCTAGCACATCCTGTAAGCTCAGCGACTTCTAATCAAGAAGTTACTGATGATGATGTTGACAATGTTATTGATGATGCCGTTTTAAATAATTTAGACCATGAAAACGAAGCGATTGACTCGACTGTTATTGATAAATTAACCCTAGTCATTGAGGATAATCATTATTATTTCCAGCCAACTGAGCAACTTGAGTCGACACAGCACAGTAACCAAAATATCAATGTGTTACGCCAAGCGCAGCAGCAACTCATCGAGTGGCACCAGCAGTGGGCAAACTGTGTTGATCGTGTGAACGAGGAAGGAAAGGACAGTTATGCTGATACCGATAGCCAGCTTACCCATTGCTTAACCGAGCAATTTGAGCAACTTAAAGACTTTCCACTCGATGCATTAGAAGATTACGAAAAAGCGCTGATTATATTCTTTGATGACCACATTAAAGCCTATCCCACTGCTTATGCGTTGGCCAAATCTCATTTTAACTGGCAACAATATTTTGATGTTTGGCAGCAGCCGGATTACCCTTGGTATTTACTGCAGCAGATCGAGGAAGGCTACTCCGCCAGCACTCACTTCATTAACAAGCTACAGTTTCAAAAATACATGGCCAAAGCATACCCTGTGGTATATCAATATTGGGATTTTGGCCTGCCTTATGGAAAAGCACCCGACCGTTGGCAGTTTTTTAAGCGGCTCTGGTTCCCGATATCAGCGCCTGAATTAAATGCTCAGCTTAATGGGTTACAAACAGAGCTGCTGTCCGAAGCTGCCGGTGATGCCATAGACAACAAACAACTAAATTATCCACAGCTACTGATATTAAAGCAGCGCCTGACTCCCTTTGGGATGATTCATTGGACAGACTTTGTGCTTATTAGCATTGGGGTTGGCGCAGTCATTGCAAATTTGGCATTAATATTCCCCTACCACTCGGCATTATATGATTATATCGGCGTGGTGACTGTGCTGAGCCTGACCTATTTATACTGGCAGCTGTATGTGGGTTATCTGATACATCCAGAACATAATATCGTCAGTCAACGCATTCGGTTTGGCTGGGCGGCTATCAGTCTGCTGTTATGGGGTTTATCGGCCGGTTATCCCGTGGTTGCTGATTATATGTCCGCAACAGTATTTAATTATTATTACGGCGCCCATCTTGCTGGCTGTAGCGCACTATTAGCGCTGACCAGCTTTATGCGTCCGGCTCATTTAAAGCACATCCTTTGGGTGAGTGCCTTTTGCCTGATACTGTTTACCACCATCCTACCTTGGACGCTTGAACTCACTGACAGTCTTGATTATCTGGTACCCAAACCTGGTGATATTTCGCCGCTGGTTTGGCTTGCGCCCATGCTACCTGTATTGCTGATGACCCTTGGCTCCTACGTTTATCCGCTAAGATGGCTGATTAAGATTGGCAAACATATATTGACTATATTTAGCTTAGGCTCTGCGTTATTGGCATTTATTCTGCTCATTACCGGCTCAGATGTGTTTACCTCAAACTATCTGTTATTAACGCTGTTAGTGCTGCTGTTTGCTATGGTCTTACTGTTTATGCTGATGTTTGTGACCACCAATCACTTTAATGAGCCGGATATGTTTTAG